Part of the Microbacterium immunditiarum genome is shown below.
GGCCCTCGTCCACAAGGCCGTCGGCGACCAGCTCGTGTGCGTGTTCGTCGACCACGGCCTTCTGCGCAAGGGCGAGCGCGAGCAGGTCGAGAAGGACTACGTCGCCGCGACCGGGGTGCGGCTCGTCACGGTCGACGCGCGCGAGCGCTTCCTTTCGGCTCTTGCGGGGGTGAGCGACCCCGAGCAGAAGCGCAAGATCATCGGGCGCGAGTTCATCCGCACGTTCGAGCAGGCCGAGCGCGAGCTCGTCGCCGAGGCGGCCGAAGAGGGTGAGCCGATCCGCTTCCTCGTGCAGGGCACGCTGTACCCCGACGTCGTCGAGTCGGGCGGGGGCTCCGGCACCGCGAACATCAAGTCTCACCACAACGTGGGCGGCCTCCCTGAGGACCTGCAGTTCGAGCTCGTCGAGCCGCTGCGGACGCTGTTCAAGGACGAGGTGCGAGCGATCGGCCGCGAGCTCGGTCTTCCCGAGGTCATCGTGTCGCGCCAGCCGTTCCCGGGCCCGGGGCTCGGCATCCGCATCGTCGGCGAGGTCACGGCCGATCGCCTCGAGATCCTGCGCGACGCCGACGCCATCGCGCGCGAGGAGCTCACGCGCGCGGGCCTCGACGGCGAGATCTGGCAGTGCCCGGTGGTGCTGCTGGCCGACGTGCGGTCGGTGGGCGTCCAGGGCGACGGGCGCACGTACGGGCATCCGATCGTCCTTCGTCCCGTCTCGAGCGAAGACGCGATGACCGCCGACTGGACGCGCCTGCCGTACGACGTGCTCGCGCGCATCTCGAACCGCATCACGAACGAGGTCCGCGAGATCAACCGGGTCGTGCTCGACGTCACGTCGAAGCCCCCGGGGACCATCGAGTGGGAGTGACGCAGGACTGACCCGCCTGCGCGGGCGGCGCCCCGCGGTGTTTGATGGGAATGTGACGGAGTTCCCCGACGCCGAGTACCTCGTGCTCTCGAGCCGCCTCATCCCCGACATGGACGGCGGGTACACCCTCGCGACGCTCGCACGAGCGCGCCAGATGGCGGTCGCCGGCGTCCACGGCGGCCGCGGACCGCTGCTGCTGACGGTCGATCCCGGCACGCCCGCCGAGCACGCTCGCCATCGCGCGACGTTCGCGGGGCGCGACCTCGTGCTCGATCCATCGCGCATGCGGAACCTGTTCGACGAGGCATCCGGGCCGCACGGCGGAGCCGCGCAATGGCTGCTCGACGCAGCCCACCCCGGCTCGCCGGATGCCGCACTGGAGTACCGGCCCGTGCCCGCCGAGAAGCCGGCCGTGTCTGTGCCCATCATCGCGGGCGACCCGGACTGGCACGTCAGCGCCGCCCCGGTCGTCGTACACGGCCCCGACGGCGGTGTCGCCGGCGTGCTCGACGGATTCGGCGAGCTCTACCGCGTGTGGCTCGACCACGTCGTGCGCGAAGTGCGCGGCGAGCGGCCCGACCGGCCGGTCGTCGTCATCTGCGAGTCGCGTCAGCTCGGCGAGCTGCTCGCGGGGTGGGACGACCCGGACGTGCGCCTCCTCCATGCGATCCACACGATCCACCTCGAGCCGCCGTACGAGCCGTCCGGCCCGATGAACACGCTGTGGTCGCGGTGGTTCTCGCTCGCGGAGCGATTCGACGCCGTGCTGTGGCCGACCGCGGCGCAGCGCGCCGACGTCGAGGAGCGCTTCGGGGCGTCGGGCGTGCACGTCGTCGTGCCGCACGGTGTGCACGCCGCGGCATCCGTCGTCCCGTCATCGGATCGTGTGCCCGGCCGCACGGTCATGCTCAACAGGCTCGCGCCCGGCAAGCGCGTCGACCACGCCATCCGCGCGTTCCGCGAGGTCGTCGAGCGCGTGCCCGGCGCGACGCTCGACATCTACGGCGACGGGCCCGAGGGCGAGAGGCTGCAGGACCTCATCGACGAGCTCGGGATGGGCGCCCACATCGCGCTGCGAGGGCGGACGGATGACCCCGCCCGCGTGCTGCGCGAGGCGCTCGTCTTCGTGTCGACGTCGGCGTACGAGGGACAGGGCCTCGCACTCGCCGAGGCGCTCGTCGAGGGGTGCCCGGTCGTGTCGTACGACGTGCGGTACGGCCCGCGCGAGCTGCTCGCCGAGGGCGGGGGACTGCTCGTGCCGGATGCCGACGAAGAGGCCCTCGCCGACGCGATCGTGCGTTTGCTGAGCGATCCCGAGCTGCACGCGCAGCTCGCGCGCGAGGCGGTCTGCGCCGGGCGGCGCATCGACTCGGAGCATGTCGTCGAGTCGCTCGCGTCGGCCGTGCGCGACGTGCTCGCGCGGCCGTCCCGGCGGGTGGTTCCTCCTCCGTCGTGAGGTTTGCCCCAAACCCAGGGTGGTCAGCGTCCGGGCTGGCCCGGCCCCGCCGGTCGCCGGACCGTGTCACCGGCCCGATCGTGTCGCGCGGGCTACGCGGCGGCGGCGCGGACGGCAGACGCGGCATCCGCCGGTGAACCCCGGAACGGGGCGCCGTGCCCCGGGATGACCCACGTCGCGTCGAGGGCTGCGAGGCGGTCGAGCGATGACAGGGCCTGCTCGGGCTCGTCGGTGAACGGTGCGGGCTGCGGGCCCTCGCGCCCCGTGAGCACGTGACGCGTCGTGAGCGCGTCGCCCACGAAGACGGCCTTCGCGAGCGCCGAGTGCACCGCGATGCTGCCCGGCGAGTGGCCCGGAAGGCTCACGATCCGGGGAGCTCCGGGCAGGTCGAGCACGTCGCCGTCGGCCACCTCGACGACCTCGGTCAGGTAGGTCGTGCGCAGGCCGCCCTTGCGGAGGCCGTAGGCGAAGAAGCCGAGCGTGGGCCCGAGGCGGGCGGGGCCCATCGAGAGCTTCGGCTTGTCGCCGCCGCGCGCGCGGTCGGCGTCCGCGGCGTGCACGAACACGGGAGCGCCGGTCTCAAGGCGCAGTCGTTCGGCGAATCCGATGTGGTCGCTGTCACCGTGGGTGAGGACGACGCCGCGGATGTCGCGGATGTCGCGACCCATCGCGCGCAGCTCGGCGCGAAGGTCCGACCAGTGCCCGGGGAGGCCGGCGTCGATGAGGGTGATGCCGTCGGGGGTGTCGATGAGGTGCACGGCCACGATGTCGTTGCCGACGCGTGAGAGGTGCGGTCCGAGTCGCATGAGTGGATCCGATCGTGGATGGCTATTGGATGTAGCCATGATAGCTTATATCCGTAGCTATGAGGAGATGATCGATGCCGACGCCGGAACGGACCACCCTCGACGAGATCGTGGCTGCAGCCCGAGACCTGCTCGACGACGGCGGCCCCGCGAACGTCACGATGCAAGCCGTCGCCCAGCGGGTGGGCGTGCGCGCGCCTTCGCTCTACAAACGCGTGCGCGATCGCGAGGCGCTGCTCACGCTCGTATCGAACGAGATCGCGCTCGACCTGGGCACGCGCCTCGCGGATGCCGGCGACGATCTGGAGTCGCTCGCGCGCGCGTATCGCCGGTTCGCACACGAGCAGCCGGAAGGGTTCCGCCTCATCCTCGGCGGACCGGGCGAGCCCGAGGTGCTCGCCCGGGTCAGTGCGCCGGTGCTGCGTGTCGCCGGAAGTGCGGTCGGAGACGAGCATGCGCTCGATGCCGCGCGCCTGATGACGGCGTGGGTGACGGGGTTCGTCTCCATGGAGCTGCTCGGCGCCTTCCAGCTGGGCGGCAGCGTGGACGACGCATTCGAATGGGGCCTGGGCCGGATCGTGTCGAGCCTCGACCCTCAGACGCAAGGTGTGTAGTCAGGAGCCGGGCGCCCCTGGCCACGTCTTGCCCGCCCAAGGGTCGTAGTCCGCGAGGAGCGCCTCCTGCAGCGGACGCTGCTCCTCGGGGACGTGCTGCAGGTTCACGCGCACGCGATACCAGATCGAGCTCGACCCGCGCATGCCGTCGACGAGAACGTCTGCGGGGCTGAGCTTCTCGGCCGCCGCCGGATGCTTCGCCCTCCACTCCTCGAGCGCGGC
Proteins encoded:
- the guaA gene encoding glutamine-hydrolyzing GMP synthase; this translates as MTEQTETSQRPVLVVDFGAQYAQLIARRVREAGVYSEIVPHTASAAAIAAKDPVGIILSGGPSSVYEPGAPSLDAGVFELGVPTLGICYGFQVMAQALGGEVANTGLREYGATDASLTGDGGVLLAEQPAEQNVWMSHGDQVARAPEGFQVLASTTATPVAAFGDDERKLYGVQWHPEVKHTDYGQRVIENFLHRAAGLPSDWNSGNVIAEQVERIREQVGSGRVLCALSGGVDSAVAAALVHKAVGDQLVCVFVDHGLLRKGEREQVEKDYVAATGVRLVTVDARERFLSALAGVSDPEQKRKIIGREFIRTFEQAERELVAEAAEEGEPIRFLVQGTLYPDVVESGGGSGTANIKSHHNVGGLPEDLQFELVEPLRTLFKDEVRAIGRELGLPEVIVSRQPFPGPGLGIRIVGEVTADRLEILRDADAIAREELTRAGLDGEIWQCPVVLLADVRSVGVQGDGRTYGHPIVLRPVSSEDAMTADWTRLPYDVLARISNRITNEVREINRVVLDVTSKPPGTIEWE
- a CDS encoding glycosyltransferase codes for the protein MTEFPDAEYLVLSSRLIPDMDGGYTLATLARARQMAVAGVHGGRGPLLLTVDPGTPAEHARHRATFAGRDLVLDPSRMRNLFDEASGPHGGAAQWLLDAAHPGSPDAALEYRPVPAEKPAVSVPIIAGDPDWHVSAAPVVVHGPDGGVAGVLDGFGELYRVWLDHVVREVRGERPDRPVVVICESRQLGELLAGWDDPDVRLLHAIHTIHLEPPYEPSGPMNTLWSRWFSLAERFDAVLWPTAAQRADVEERFGASGVHVVVPHGVHAAASVVPSSDRVPGRTVMLNRLAPGKRVDHAIRAFREVVERVPGATLDIYGDGPEGERLQDLIDELGMGAHIALRGRTDDPARVLREALVFVSTSAYEGQGLALAEALVEGCPVVSYDVRYGPRELLAEGGGLLVPDADEEALADAIVRLLSDPELHAQLAREAVCAGRRIDSEHVVESLASAVRDVLARPSRRVVPPPS
- a CDS encoding MBL fold metallo-hydrolase, which produces MRLGPHLSRVGNDIVAVHLIDTPDGITLIDAGLPGHWSDLRAELRAMGRDIRDIRGVVLTHGDSDHIGFAERLRLETGAPVFVHAADADRARGGDKPKLSMGPARLGPTLGFFAYGLRKGGLRTTYLTEVVEVADGDVLDLPGAPRIVSLPGHSPGSIAVHSALAKAVFVGDALTTRHVLTGREGPQPAPFTDEPEQALSSLDRLAALDATWVIPGHGAPFRGSPADAASAVRAAAA
- a CDS encoding TetR/AcrR family transcriptional regulator, with protein sequence MPTPERTTLDEIVAAARDLLDDGGPANVTMQAVAQRVGVRAPSLYKRVRDREALLTLVSNEIALDLGTRLADAGDDLESLARAYRRFAHEQPEGFRLILGGPGEPEVLARVSAPVLRVAGSAVGDEHALDAARLMTAWVTGFVSMELLGAFQLGGSVDDAFEWGLGRIVSSLDPQTQGV